A stretch of the Archangium violaceum genome encodes the following:
- a CDS encoding biliverdin-producing heme oxygenase: MFSLEPRTLLQTLKAETRPHHERAERVVRLMSPDLTLSGYRRHLEALHGLHAPLEAVLAERLEGLASELRLAERWKLPWLEEDLRALGHDEASLARLPRLAHPPSLPGVPEALGALYVLEGSTLGGQLILRHLTRHFEGVSAGRFVYFRAYGEAVGPMWKAFGEALLRLCPDPALAPRVVRGAQDTFDAFEAWLREVHVDVPSPL; the protein is encoded by the coding sequence TTGTTCTCCCTAGAACCCCGCACCCTGTTGCAGACACTGAAGGCGGAAACCCGCCCACACCACGAGCGTGCCGAGCGCGTGGTGCGCCTCATGTCCCCGGACCTCACCCTTTCCGGATACAGGCGCCATCTGGAGGCGCTCCACGGTCTCCATGCCCCGCTGGAGGCGGTCCTCGCCGAGCGGCTGGAGGGACTCGCCTCCGAGCTGCGCCTCGCCGAGCGATGGAAGCTGCCCTGGCTGGAGGAGGACCTCCGGGCGCTCGGTCACGACGAGGCTTCGCTGGCCCGCCTGCCCCGGCTCGCGCATCCGCCGTCCCTGCCAGGGGTGCCCGAGGCGCTCGGCGCCCTCTATGTGCTGGAGGGCTCCACCCTCGGCGGCCAGCTCATCCTGCGTCACCTCACGCGCCACTTCGAGGGCGTGTCCGCGGGCCGGTTCGTGTACTTCCGGGCCTATGGCGAGGCCGTGGGTCCCATGTGGAAGGCCTTTGGCGAGGCCCTGCTCCGCCTGTGCCCGGATCCGGCGCTCGCGCCCCGGGTGGTGCGGGGAGCCCAGGACACCTTCGATGCCTTCGAGGCATGGCTGCGCGAGGTTCATGTCGATGTCCCCTCCCCTCTCTGA